AAACCGGACTGATCGACCGCATTAGCGGATTGCTGAGCCTGATCCCGCGGATGCCCAAAAACATCAGCGAGGAGTCGACGGCGGGCTTGCTCGAGTTGTTACCGCCTGAGGCGCGTCACTCGCTCGCGGCATTCTTTCAACCCCACGTGCGGCTGGCCGGCCTCACCTTTCTCGACATGCTCTCGGAGTGGTTGAGCAATGCCCAGGGTGCTGCCGCCGAGGGTAAGAAAGTGGTTCTCGTGCCGTTCAATTTTCCGCCCGAGTTGATCACCGCTTTCGACAACGCGTACCCCATCACTACCGAAGTGCTCACGACCTTGGCGGCGGCGGGCTTGCAGGGCGGCGGCGAGCGGTATTGGGAAGTGATGATGGCGCTTGGCCTGCCCGATCACATTTGCTCGTCCAATAGTATCGAACTGGGCTCGATGTTGGCGGGCGAGGATCTGATGGCGCAGGCGATTGTCTCGGCCGCGCCCGGCGCGTGCGACGCGAACTCAAAAATTCACGAATTCGCCTCGCATTACTTGGGCATCCCGCAATTTATTATCGAAAAACCGGTTGACGAGTCCGAGGCCGGGCACCGGCAGTACGAAATCTACTTTGGCGGCTTGATTCGGCAACTCGAGGAGTTTCTCGGTGAAGAGTTGACCGAAGAGAAACTGCGGTACGTCCTATCGCGCGCCAATCGCTGCGCCGAGCTGTACTGGGAACTCTGGGAGTTGCACAAACCGAATCCGTGCCCCGTTCCCAATTTGTATTCGCTGATGCTGGCCGGCACGCGCTTCAGCATGTGGGGCACCGACACGGGCGTGAAAATGATGGAGTGCCTGGTCGAAACGACGCGGCGGCGTTTGAAGGAAGATACCTTGCGGCCGCAAAAAGCGCGCGTGTTGTGGGCCTATACCAGTTACTACTTCGACCTAACGGGCCTGTACACGTGGATGGAGGAAAAGCAGTACGTCCACCTGATGGATGCGCTCGACCTCAGCATGCCGCAACCCATCGATTTAACCTCACGCGAAACGATGATCCGGGGGCTGATCGAAGCCTGTTGGAACTACCCCATGAACCGCCAGATGGGCGCGCCGTCGATGTCGCGCGCGTGGATCGAGGACATGATTTACGCCGCGCGCGAAATGCGGGCGGATTGCGTCGTCTACTGCGGTCACGATGCCTGCAAGCAGACCTGGAGCGTCGTGTCCATCCTGCGTGAAGAGCTAATGCGCCGCGCCGGCATCCCCACGTTGATCCTGCACGGCGACTCCTGGATGAAAACCACCACACCCATCACCGTGATTCAACAAGAGTTGACCGAGTTCATCGAAAACGTGGTCGTGCCCAAAGACCAACGGGCGCGGAAAACCAAACGGCGCCTGCCGCGGCCGGCCGATTCGCCGCCTGCGCCGGGTAAGGAGTAGCAGCTTGTATTTCGTTGGCATCGACGTGGGCTCGCTGACCGCCGAGGCCGTATTGGTGTGCGACGACCGCCTGATCGGGCACTCCCGAATCGGCGTGCGACCGCATCCGGTGGCTTCCGCCCGCGAGGTTTGTGAAACCTTGTTTCAGCAGAACGGCGTGCGACTCGAACAGGTCGATTTTGCTGTCAGCACGGGATACGGACGCGAACAAGTGCAGGCCGCCGGGATGGCCGGCGATAACATCAGCGAAATATCCTGCCACGCATTCGGCGCGCACTGCCTCGTGCCCGAGGTGCGAACGGTTGTTGACATCGGTGGTCAGGACGCCAAGGCGATTCGCGTCGGTCCCGCCGGCGAACTCGAGGATTTCGTCATGAACGACAAGTGCGCAGCCGGCACCGGGCACTTTCTGGAATTAATGAGCCGCGCGCTGGATGTGCCGCTCGAGGAATTGGGCCCCCTGGGCATGCGGGCCCGGCGACCCGCCGAGATGAGCAGCCGGTGCAGCATCTTCGTCGAGACGGAGGTGATTCACTATCTGCAGCGCGGCGTCGCGCGCGAGGATGTCGCGGCTGGCATCAACCAAGCCATGGCCGGACGTGTTGCGTCGCTGGTCAAACGCATCAAGCCGCAACCGGCCTTAGTGATGACCGGCGGCGTCGCCAAAAACATCGGCGTGCGCACGGAGATTGAACGGCGGCTCCGCTTGCGCGTCACGACGCTGAAATTGGATCCCCAACTGGTCGGCGCATACGGCGCGGCGATGCTGGCCCGCCGAGCGTGGAGCGAACGATGATTACCGTGGGCGTTGATGTCGGCAGTTTGATGACCAAAGTCGTCGTGATGGAGGACGATACCCTTCGCGCGGGCCGGATCATTCCGACCGTGGGTAACATCGCCGCGCAGTTGCCGGAATTCATCGAGCAAACCATCGCTGCGGCGAAAGTGGCCCCTGGCGATGTCGCGTACGTGGCGGCGACCGGCAGCGGGGCGGGGCTGGTCGAGCAGGCGGCGTTTACCGAAGACGAAGTGATTTGCGCCGGTGTCGCTGTGGGCTTTTTCGCGCCGCGCGCGCGATTTTTCCTGCACGCCGGCGGGCAAAGCATTGCCGCGATCCGGATGGACGACGAGGGTGACGTCGCCGATTTCGTGCGTAACGACAAGTGCGCCTCGGGCTCAGGGCGCTTTATCGAAATGATGAGCCGCAAGTTGGAAGTGCCGGTGGAGGAAATCGATGCGCTTTGCGCCACGTCGACGCAGCCGCTGGCCATCAGCAATCAGTGCGGCGTGTTTGCCGAAAGCGAGGTGATCGGGCACGCCAACGACGGGCGGGCGACGGCGGACATACTCGCCGGTGTTTGCCAGTCCGTGGCGAATATTCTGGCTGCACAGGCGCGACGTTTTCGCGGCGGCGGCGCGTTCACTTTTACCGGCGGCGTGGCGCGATTCGCGACCGTCGTCGACCGCGTTGCCGCGAAACTGGAAGGCGAGCGATTACCTTGCGGCTTCGATCCGGTGTTTGCGGCGGCGATCGGCGCGGCGTTGCTCACCGAGACGGATTGAAATGAGCTTGTTTGACGATCCCATCCAAGAAGTCCTCGCGTTTGTTGAAGAGGCGCGCGAACGGGGCGCGCTGCACGAGTCGGCAAGCGATTCGGCGCGGCCCTGGCCGGCGCGGCGCACGCTGGTGCTTCAAGATGACACCCGCTTCGAGTTGGGCAAACCTTCCGCCGAGTCGGTGTTTGCACTGATGTGGAGCGAGCGCCTGCCCATCGGACACAACCGCGTGTGGCGGGTCGGCCCCGAACTACGCGACCTGCCGCCCAGCGGCGCCGGTTTCGCTTTGATCCCCCTGGCGCTTGTGGAGCCGGCTACGTCCACTATCGAACTGTTCACCAACCTGCGCGACGCGTTTCACCGCCTCGAACTCGACGGATTGATGGTGCGGGTCCTGCCGGGCCAGCAGACGATTTGGTGCCGCGTGCATCGCGATGCGAATCTGGATGAATGCGGCTTTCATGCATGGGGCGCAGCGCTTATCCAGCAGTTGAGCGCGGTCCCGGGCGTGCGTGGCGTGGACGTCTTGTTCGTGAGCGATGATCCGCCGTCGCTGTCATGCTTGGCGGCACCGGCGCGTCGGGCCGGTCGCATCGGCGGGGCGATCCTAAAACTGGCGAGCGAACCCATCATGGAATGTGACGGCTGCGAGTTCGCCGATCTGTGCCGGAGCGTCGCGGAACTCAAACGCATTCGGGCGGCCGGATTGAAAAGGGAAGCGCATGGCTGAGCGGGTAATCGCCGTTTGCGGCAAGGGGGGCGTTGGGAAAACCACGATCAGCGCGCTGCTGGGCCGCCACCTAGCCGGCAAGTCTCAAAAAGTATTGTTGGTCGACGCCGACCATGCCGGCGGCCTGAGCATGGCGTTGAACTTCGCTTCCAAACGCACCATCGACGACCTCCGCCGGCGCGCCATAACCGCGGCCCGCGAAGGTGGGGCCGACCGCACGGAATTGGCGCTGTCTCTGGATTTCCTGCTGGCTGAAGCCCTCGCCGAAAAGGGCAATCTGGCGTTTTTGGCCATCGGCCGGCCGGAAGATCCGGGCTGCTTTTGTTCGGTCAACCGCTTGCTGCGCGACGCGATCGAGTTGCTGGCCGACTCCTTCGATATCATCGTGATCGACGCCGAGGCGGGGATCGAACAGGTGAACCGGCAAGTGATGCGGCGCCTGGACGACCTCGTGCTGGTTTCGGATTCATCGATGAAGTCCTTGCGCGTGGCGGAGTCCATTTTCGAGTTGGCGGGCACGATTAGCGACGGCGTGCGAGCGCATTTGGTCATAAATCGACTGCGATCGGCGGCCGAATTTCAAGAAACGGCGGCTAAAACCGACCTCCCGGCCGTCGCTTTTATCCCGGATGACGAGACGATTCGCCGCTACGATGCCGACATGCTCACCTTCCTCGACATGCCGAATTGCCTCGCGACCAAGTCGTTAGCCTCGCTGATTTCCGCTTTGGATTTGTGATGTATTTCCGCGAGCGCTATGGACGCGCGGTGCACTTTCAATTAAAAATGTGTTAGGGCTTGGCTTGTGAAGTCGGCGGCTCGGACGCCGACACGGTAAACATAAGGGGCTTTTCCCGTCATCGAATAAATGAGTCCGCGAAGGATTTTGGAAGCGAACGCGATGCGCTGGCGTCATTGCGGCATAACCGGGGAGATACACATGAAACGCATATTGGTAATCGTGCTGGTGTCACTGGCTTTGTTTGGCGGTGCGACCGCCGTACACGCCGGGTTGATTTTCGTCCCGACGACCTACGGCCTATCGGCTCGCTCCGTCGGGCTCGGTAATGCCATGACGGCCGTGGGTGACGACTATTCGGCGACGTTCTTCAACCCAGCGGCATTGGGTGCTCTGACCACCAACCAAATCGACCTCGGGTATATGTACGCGGCGCCGAAATTGACTGGCGGGCCCAGTGGAAATGAAGACGCCGTCGATTTCGATACGGCCAACAAGCTGACGTTGATTGGTTTCACGATGAACCTCTCGACGCTGTTTGAAAACGAGCACGGTCTGGGCCTCGGCTTCGATATCGCCATCGACGACAATCTCAAGTCGTTCATGGCTTTTGAGGAAAAGCGCAGCGACGACGGCCAGTTTATGCGCTACGGCTTGACCAGCGTCACGATGACCACCGGTCTGGGTGTGGAGATCATTCCGCAACTCTATATCGGGGCGGGCGGCTTTGTGATGGTCAAGGGCGAAAATCAGTTGGTTGCCGAGACGGATATGGCGGGTAACACCAAGGAAGAACAAATCCAAGTCAACGCCGAGCCCGTGATCGCGCCGATCATCAGCCTGTACGCGCCGGTGCATCCGATCGTCACGATCGGCGTGGCGTATCGGGGCAAAGGCTTGGCGCAGTTTGACAGCATTGACGCGGCCACCTAGGCGCTGGTCAGCGAATCGCCGCTGACGGACCTCAACCTCTTGATGGCCTTCAAGGATACCTACGTGCCGCAGCAAGTGGCGCTCGGCGTCAGCCTCATGCCGATCGAGCAACTCATGATCGCGCTCGACGTCACGTGGGCCAATTGGGCCGATTACGAGGATGAAGTCTCCGAGGACGACGTCGTCAAAGACGAAAGCGGATTCGGAACGAAGGACCTGGTGATTCCGCGCTTGGGTTTGGAGTACTCGCCGTTGGACAACCTTCAGTTGCGCTTCGGGTATTTCTGGGAAGATACGCCCTTTGACGATCCCGGCATGGGAAACACCGTCGTGTTGGATAACGCAAAGCACGCCTTCAGCCTCGGCGTCGGACACGACATGACCTACGTGCCGGCGTTTAACCACGCGCCGACAATCGGCGTTTCCTACTTCCATCATTACCTCGTGCCGCGCACCGTGGATTCGGGCGATGACCGCGAATTCGAAAGCAGCGGCAACATTAACGGTGTCGTCGGCACCCTGACGCTGAAATTCTAGGGCAGAGGAGCGACATCATGAAACGATTGCTACTACTCTTCCTCGGCGCGGCGTTGCTTCTCGCGTTGGTGGTCGGGTGTGGGGACGAACGCGAACCGTTGGAACCCGCACCGGCTGACTCTAGCTTCCGCATGCTCATGAGCAATCCGCATCAGGGGCAGTTCAACCTGCCGCTGACCAGCCAGCTTGTGGTTTACATGTCCGCTGAAGTCGACCCGGCTTCCATCGTCAACCGCGTGTTTTTGGCCAACGAAGACGGATTCCGTCCGGCGATCGAAGTCGAGGTCTACTTGGCGTCGATCATCATCACGTCGGTGTCGCACTGGCCGGAACGGACGGACTACACGATCACCCTGAAACCGGGAATTCGCAGCCGGGCGGGCGACGTGTTGAAAGAAGAGCGGACGATTCAATTTCAAACCGGGTTGCGGCGGCCGAAGGCGGCCGAGCGGCTCAACGTCGTGCGGACCGTGCCCGGCGAGGACGATCCGTGTTGGGACTTCCACACGTTTCGCGTCTTTTTCAACGAGCCGGTAGACCGCGATTCCGTGGAGTACGGAAAGTCGTTTCTGTTCATCCACGTTGCTAGCGGCGATCCTGTACCGGGCAACCTGTTTGCCCGCGCGGGGCAGCTCGTGTTCGATCCCGACGAAGATTTGACCGCCGGGGAGACCTACCAGCTCACCGTGACGCAGGAAATGTTCGACGCCAACGGTGACAATTTGGCGGTCCCGTTTCACGCGCAGTTCGTGCCGCTCTCGACCGGTGAGCATACGCTGCTGGCCATGGACAAATGTCCGACGGCCGTGCCGGGATTCGGCTTTTGCGACGCGCTGCCGGACGACGGCGCGTACCCCAAGAGCCAGATCATCCCGTACCCCATGAATTCGATGTACACCAAGTCGGTGTTTCTCGGCGTGACGAACATGCTGATCGGCGGCCGGCTGTGGAATGAGTTTGGCGACGCGAAGCTGTCGCCCGATCGCATCCCCTTCGTCGTGCGCAAGGGACAGAAGCTGATCGGCAAGCCGCTGCAATACAAGGTCGGCGGCGTCATCCCCTCGGGCATTTTGACCGGGGAAATTCAAATCACGCTTCTTACCGACGCCGTGGGTGAAATGCTGGGTTCCGAATTCGTGCACGGCGAGGCGGGACTGCCCGCGACGATTACGCTTTTTCTCGACGCGGCGATGACCTTGGAAAACACAACGGCCAACTCGCTGCTGCCGCAGCCCTTGCTCGGTACCAAGCTCGTCGGCGTGGCGTCGGTGGATCTCATCGACCCGGAATCCGGATACGAGGCGATGAAAATCGAATTGGTCGGCTATTCGGAGTTGAACCTGGGTAACGAGCGCATGCCCGTGGCGATGGCGCTGCAAATGGTGCCGCCGCCGACGTTGCCGGAGCAGGAATTCGACACGACGCCGCCGTTTGTTACCGCCGTTTCGCCCGTGGATATGGTGATCGACGACATCGACATTTCAGATGTCGTGGATACCCGCATGGCGGGCGAAAAAATCATCGTTTACTTCTCCGAGCCGCTGGATCCCGACACGGTCCGCGACAACATCTACGTGCTCGGACCGGAGGGGCGCGTGTCGGTCAAGTACGATCTCTACCAACCCAAAATGTTCCTCATCCCCGACTATCCGCTGGAACCGGACACGACGTATCAAATCATCGTGGAGCCCGGAATCGAGGATATCGTCGGCAACAAACTGGCGACGGGGAGCACCTACTCGTTCACAACGATGCCATTGCAGTCTTCGCCGGTGGACCCGCCCGTTGTGCTGGCCGCCGTGCCGGAACTGCGGCCGAACAGTACGATGGCGAGCAATTTTCTGCCGGAATTCTACTTCTCGCAGATTATCGATCTCGATTCGCTGGTCTACGGAGACGCGTACGGTCTCTACGACATGACCGAGGGCGGCGAGTTGATTCCCGGCACGCACGTTAGTTATTCGGTGTTCTTCGACTTCGTGCCCGATAGCGAATTGATCGTCGGCCATCATTATCGCTGGGTGATTACCGAGGGCGCTACGAACCTCGACGGCGTCGCGCTGGATACCGACATGGACCGGGAGCCCGGCGGGCCGCCTATCGAAATCGATTTCGTGGTTACGCCGTACTCGCCCTTCAGCCAAACCGTGTTCATGACCTATCCCTACG
Above is a genomic segment from Candidatus Lernaella stagnicola containing:
- a CDS encoding Ig-like domain-containing protein, encoding MKRLLLLFLGAALLLALVVGCGDEREPLEPAPADSSFRMLMSNPHQGQFNLPLTSQLVVYMSAEVDPASIVNRVFLANEDGFRPAIEVEVYLASIIITSVSHWPERTDYTITLKPGIRSRAGDVLKEERTIQFQTGLRRPKAAERLNVVRTVPGEDDPCWDFHTFRVFFNEPVDRDSVEYGKSFLFIHVASGDPVPGNLFARAGQLVFDPDEDLTAGETYQLTVTQEMFDANGDNLAVPFHAQFVPLSTGEHTLLAMDKCPTAVPGFGFCDALPDDGAYPKSQIIPYPMNSMYTKSVFLGVTNMLIGGRLWNEFGDAKLSPDRIPFVVRKGQKLIGKPLQYKVGGVIPSGILTGEIQITLLTDAVGEMLGSEFVHGEAGLPATITLFLDAAMTLENTTANSLLPQPLLGTKLVGVASVDLIDPESGYEAMKIELVGYSELNLGNERMPVAMALQMVPPPTLPEQEFDTTPPFVTAVSPVDMVIDDIDISDVVDTRMAGEKIIVYFSEPLDPDTVRDNIYVLGPEGRVSVKYDLYQPKMFLIPDYPLEPDTTYQIIVEPGIEDIVGNKLATGSTYSFTTMPLQSSPVDPPVVLAAVPELRPNSTMASNFLPEFYFSQIIDLDSLVYGDAYGLYDMTEGGELIPGTHVSYSVFFDFVPDSELIVGHHYRWVITEGATNLDGVALDTDMDREPGGPPIEIDFVVTPYSPFSQTVFMTYPYADTNANGYLDPEETPTKTNTMIMDSPLIKDPAYVLGFFPINVHGLVYGEQNEARLPVNVAPNGYQFATSISVSLGGKTDPPGLLDMGRMLIQLQPGSATDIIRGEDGKLASDTDIIMSFNVENSLLNSFLVHDMFLQIPSVVRYSQDGRMITVIRGQTMAGMVIPVLGVMDIPVAVDLVSSTVPTTRGF
- a CDS encoding 2-hydroxyacyl-CoA dehydratase family protein, which encodes MTLTKQTGLIDRISGLLSLIPRMPKNISEESTAGLLELLPPEARHSLAAFFQPHVRLAGLTFLDMLSEWLSNAQGAAAEGKKVVLVPFNFPPELITAFDNAYPITTEVLTTLAAAGLQGGGERYWEVMMALGLPDHICSSNSIELGSMLAGEDLMAQAIVSAAPGACDANSKIHEFASHYLGIPQFIIEKPVDESEAGHRQYEIYFGGLIRQLEEFLGEELTEEKLRYVLSRANRCAELYWELWELHKPNPCPVPNLYSLMLAGTRFSMWGTDTGVKMMECLVETTRRRLKEDTLRPQKARVLWAYTSYYFDLTGLYTWMEEKQYVHLMDALDLSMPQPIDLTSRETMIRGLIEACWNYPMNRQMGAPSMSRAWIEDMIYAAREMRADCVVYCGHDACKQTWSVVSILREELMRRAGIPTLILHGDSWMKTTTPITVIQQELTEFIENVVVPKDQRARKTKRRLPRPADSPPAPGKE
- a CDS encoding AAA family ATPase; amino-acid sequence: MAERVIAVCGKGGVGKTTISALLGRHLAGKSQKVLLVDADHAGGLSMALNFASKRTIDDLRRRAITAAREGGADRTELALSLDFLLAEALAEKGNLAFLAIGRPEDPGCFCSVNRLLRDAIELLADSFDIIVIDAEAGIEQVNRQVMRRLDDLVLVSDSSMKSLRVAESIFELAGTISDGVRAHLVINRLRSAAEFQETAAKTDLPAVAFIPDDETIRRYDADMLTFLDMPNCLATKSLASLISALDL
- a CDS encoding acyl-CoA dehydratase activase codes for the protein MITVGVDVGSLMTKVVVMEDDTLRAGRIIPTVGNIAAQLPEFIEQTIAAAKVAPGDVAYVAATGSGAGLVEQAAFTEDEVICAGVAVGFFAPRARFFLHAGGQSIAAIRMDDEGDVADFVRNDKCASGSGRFIEMMSRKLEVPVEEIDALCATSTQPLAISNQCGVFAESEVIGHANDGRATADILAGVCQSVANILAAQARRFRGGGAFTFTGGVARFATVVDRVAAKLEGERLPCGFDPVFAAAIGAALLTETD
- a CDS encoding acyl-CoA dehydratase activase, encoding MYFVGIDVGSLTAEAVLVCDDRLIGHSRIGVRPHPVASAREVCETLFQQNGVRLEQVDFAVSTGYGREQVQAAGMAGDNISEISCHAFGAHCLVPEVRTVVDIGGQDAKAIRVGPAGELEDFVMNDKCAAGTGHFLELMSRALDVPLEELGPLGMRARRPAEMSSRCSIFVETEVIHYLQRGVAREDVAAGINQAMAGRVASLVKRIKPQPALVMTGGVAKNIGVRTEIERRLRLRVTTLKLDPQLVGAYGAAMLARRAWSER